Proteins encoded by one window of Brevibacterium atlanticum:
- a CDS encoding TRAP transporter large permease, translating into MTEALVVTGAVILLLALIFIRTPIFIALGVSGLFGLFLVGGVAGLEQVPIAFVSQLESYSLVAAPMYILLGEILAVGGLGQAIFRAAHAWLARIPGGLALASVGSSTVFGAMSGVSISSVAVVGRMAVPEMLRRGYNPGFASGSVVASGALAMLIPPSLMFILYSSISGASVGQLFAGGLIPGLLLAVLMMGFVVLAATLKKDLAPRTTETVSWSTRLSALWKIAPALVLILIVLGSIYTGIATATEAAAIGAIGAALIVGLIDRALTWTNIKRILVETTKISGSLLIIVGAAFAFTQLLVVVRAPEVLTGAVGDLSLPPTLIAIIVLLIIALLGCLVDAASLLLVVTPIVLPIFEALGYDPIWVGVILVVTLETAVITPPVGLNLYTMKSVVPELDIGDIVKGAVPYLFIEFALIVLLVCVPAIVTWFPSIAAAT; encoded by the coding sequence ATGACTGAAGCGCTCGTCGTCACCGGGGCCGTCATCCTGCTCTTGGCGCTCATCTTCATCCGCACACCGATCTTCATCGCCCTCGGCGTCTCCGGACTGTTCGGACTCTTCCTCGTCGGAGGGGTCGCCGGCCTCGAACAGGTGCCGATCGCCTTCGTCAGCCAGCTGGAGAGCTATTCTCTCGTCGCAGCGCCCATGTATATCCTCCTCGGCGAGATCCTTGCCGTCGGCGGCCTGGGGCAGGCGATCTTCCGGGCCGCACATGCCTGGCTGGCCAGAATCCCCGGCGGCCTCGCTTTGGCCTCGGTGGGGTCGTCGACGGTCTTCGGCGCGATGTCGGGAGTCTCGATCTCCTCCGTGGCGGTCGTCGGTCGCATGGCCGTTCCCGAGATGCTGCGACGCGGGTACAACCCAGGTTTCGCATCCGGATCGGTCGTCGCCTCTGGCGCGCTGGCGATGCTCATCCCGCCGAGCCTCATGTTCATCCTCTACTCGTCCATCAGCGGCGCGAGCGTCGGCCAGCTTTTCGCCGGAGGGCTCATTCCCGGGCTGCTGCTGGCCGTGCTGATGATGGGCTTCGTCGTCCTCGCTGCGACTCTGAAGAAGGATCTGGCTCCGCGAACGACTGAAACCGTGTCGTGGTCGACCCGCCTCAGTGCACTGTGGAAGATCGCCCCGGCCCTCGTGCTCATCCTCATCGTGCTCGGTTCGATCTACACGGGAATCGCCACCGCCACCGAGGCGGCCGCCATCGGTGCGATCGGTGCTGCCCTCATCGTCGGCCTCATCGACCGGGCGCTGACCTGGACGAACATCAAGAGGATCCTCGTGGAGACGACGAAGATCTCCGGCAGCCTGCTCATCATCGTCGGCGCCGCGTTCGCGTTCACCCAGCTCCTCGTCGTCGTTCGCGCCCCCGAGGTCCTCACCGGTGCCGTGGGTGATCTGAGCCTGCCGCCGACGCTCATCGCCATCATCGTCCTGCTCATAATCGCGCTGCTCGGCTGCTTGGTCGATGCCGCGTCGCTGCTGCTCGTGGTCACCCCGATCGTCCTGCCGATCTTCGAAGCGCTGGGCTATGATCCGATCTGGGTGGGTGTCATCCTCGTCGTGACACTGGAGACCGCAGTGATCACGCCTCCCGTGGGACTCAATCTGTACACGATGAAGTCTGTCGTGCCCGAACTCGACATCGGCGACATCGTCAAGGGAGCGGTACCCTATCTGTTCATCGAGTTCGCCCTCATCGTGCTGCTCGTCTGCGTCCCGGCGATCGTCACCTGGTTCCCGAGCATCGCGGCGGCGACGTAG
- a CDS encoding YhgE/Pip domain-containing protein: protein MFSLPWLELSRFKRHTITRLAMVVIAVIPAIYGGLYLASNWNPTDNLDKLQAAVVNEDTGAEKPNSDGESLHAGDELVDEITPKGEGGFDWTETSQEEADEGLAEGKYFAILEIPKGFSKNLVSTGGDDPERAGLQLRTDDAHNFIVGQVANTVLTEIKSGLNKTTTAEYVSEVYVGFNDIHSQTEKAAKGASDLHDGASELHDGTGSLVDGTTKLDKGVGTLQTGIIDLDDGTGKLVKGSGDLKDGADTLADSTTEAKNGSKKLADGAGQVADGTGQLRDVADDATDKADDLKKRADDLVDGTRPKLERAEDDFETARTSVNGDVDDRVKKLKEKYPDDPDVAKLADDVDTLGGDLDDAHSRAKDAKDEAKDLEDRVKDAVDDVMGKIHDADKKIGQLDDGAQEVATGADDLHSGLVKLDAGAGKLAKGAGDLNDGIVQLKDGTAKAKTGVGDLKDGSSQLVDGSTKLDKGAGKLEDGSGDLADGLEDGLKQIPTYDKNDREHRSDVVAVPVDADKVKDNAVNAYGEGLAAFFVSLALWIGGMITYMVLNAIPYRALASSVSSTRIAWAGYVPGLLFGAAQVAVLYLVLTFALDFSAGAWVGTLLFSILVAACFHSVHQLCVAALGGVGRLIALVLLMIQIASAGGTYPVQTAPGIFQAISPFLPMTHAVNGLRTLIAGGDMFIAAQSAVVLLLMTLICLAATVVVCARKRMVTLTQLHPSLSL, encoded by the coding sequence ATGTTCTCCCTTCCCTGGTTAGAACTCTCACGGTTCAAACGGCACACCATCACGCGCCTGGCGATGGTCGTCATCGCCGTCATCCCAGCCATCTACGGCGGCCTCTATCTGGCCTCGAACTGGAACCCCACGGACAACCTCGACAAGCTGCAGGCGGCAGTCGTCAATGAGGACACCGGGGCAGAGAAGCCGAACTCCGACGGGGAATCCCTGCATGCCGGCGATGAGCTCGTCGATGAGATCACACCGAAGGGCGAGGGCGGCTTCGACTGGACCGAGACCAGCCAGGAGGAGGCCGACGAAGGTCTGGCCGAGGGCAAGTACTTCGCGATCCTCGAGATCCCCAAGGGCTTCTCGAAGAACCTCGTCTCCACCGGCGGCGATGACCCCGAACGGGCAGGACTGCAGCTGCGCACCGACGATGCCCACAACTTCATCGTCGGCCAAGTGGCGAACACCGTGCTCACCGAGATCAAGTCCGGACTGAACAAGACGACCACAGCCGAGTACGTCTCCGAGGTCTACGTCGGCTTCAACGACATCCACTCCCAGACCGAGAAGGCCGCGAAAGGCGCCTCGGACCTCCATGACGGTGCCTCCGAACTCCATGACGGAACCGGCTCGCTCGTCGACGGTACGACGAAGCTCGACAAGGGAGTCGGCACTCTGCAGACCGGGATCATCGACCTCGACGACGGTACCGGAAAACTCGTCAAGGGCAGCGGAGATCTCAAGGACGGTGCCGATACTCTGGCCGACTCCACCACTGAGGCGAAGAACGGTTCGAAGAAGCTCGCCGATGGTGCCGGGCAGGTCGCCGACGGGACGGGGCAGCTCCGCGATGTCGCCGACGATGCCACGGACAAGGCCGACGATCTCAAGAAGAGGGCCGACGACCTCGTCGACGGGACTCGTCCGAAACTCGAGCGGGCCGAAGACGACTTCGAGACCGCTCGCACATCGGTCAACGGCGACGTCGACGACCGAGTCAAGAAGCTGAAGGAGAAGTACCCGGACGATCCCGATGTCGCGAAGCTCGCCGACGATGTCGACACCCTCGGCGGGGACCTCGACGACGCCCACTCCCGGGCGAAGGACGCCAAGGATGAGGCGAAGGACCTCGAGGACCGGGTCAAGGACGCAGTCGATGACGTCATGGGCAAGATCCACGATGCCGATAAGAAGATCGGCCAACTCGACGACGGCGCACAGGAGGTCGCCACAGGTGCGGACGATCTGCACTCGGGGCTGGTCAAGCTCGACGCCGGCGCAGGAAAGCTGGCCAAGGGTGCCGGGGACCTCAATGACGGGATCGTCCAGCTCAAGGACGGGACCGCGAAGGCGAAGACGGGCGTCGGTGACCTCAAGGACGGTTCCTCGCAGCTCGTCGACGGTTCGACGAAGCTCGACAAGGGAGCCGGAAAGCTCGAGGACGGTTCGGGAGACCTGGCCGACGGGCTCGAGGACGGCCTCAAGCAGATCCCGACGTATGACAAGAACGATCGTGAACACCGTTCCGACGTCGTCGCCGTGCCCGTGGATGCGGATAAGGTCAAGGACAATGCCGTCAATGCGTACGGCGAGGGCCTGGCTGCGTTCTTCGTGTCATTGGCGCTGTGGATCGGCGGCATGATCACCTACATGGTGCTCAACGCGATCCCGTACCGGGCATTGGCGTCGTCGGTATCGTCGACGAGGATCGCCTGGGCGGGCTACGTCCCCGGGCTGCTCTTCGGCGCGGCGCAGGTCGCGGTGCTCTACCTCGTGCTCACCTTCGCCCTCGACTTCTCAGCTGGGGCGTGGGTGGGGACTCTGCTGTTCTCGATCCTCGTAGCCGCGTGCTTCCATTCAGTGCATCAATTGTGTGTGGCGGCACTCGGCGGCGTCGGCAGGCTCATCGCGCTCGTCTTGCTGATGATCCAGATCGCCTCGGCAGGAGGGACCTATCCGGTTCAGACGGCGCCGGGCATCTTCCAGGCCATCTCGCCGTTCCTGCCGATGACGCATGCGGTCAACGGGCTGCGTACGCTCATCGCCGGTGGTGACATGTTCATCGCGGCGCAGTCGGCGGTCGTGCTGCTGCTGATGACGCTCATCTGCCTGGCCGCGACCGTCGTGGTGTGTGCGCGTAAGCGGATGGTCACGCTCACCCAGCTCCACCCGAGCCTGAGCTTGTAG
- a CDS encoding TRAP transporter small permease — MSSGDRQRPIDDQATTSPRRENRILGPIADGLVRVTAAMRIFSGLIIVAVMLITGYDVIMRYLFARPLEWSLPVSMLGLVIIVTFAIPNIAASRSHISMDLFYRKFSPRGQLLADIVTTAVTLLFSIVVGLTAAGAAGNFLVAGLQTSGSFNLPVWIDYAVLAIGLLVLALVVILLPWQSHSAATDANAQSSTHPTGSTNPTKGDADD, encoded by the coding sequence ATGAGCTCCGGGGACAGGCAGCGGCCGATCGATGACCAGGCAACCACCTCGCCGAGGCGGGAGAACCGTATCCTCGGACCGATCGCCGACGGCCTCGTGCGTGTCACCGCGGCGATGAGGATCTTCTCCGGACTCATCATCGTCGCCGTCATGCTCATCACCGGCTACGACGTGATCATGCGCTACCTCTTCGCACGTCCGCTCGAGTGGTCCCTGCCGGTGAGCATGCTCGGACTCGTCATCATCGTGACGTTCGCGATCCCGAACATCGCGGCGAGCCGGTCTCATATCTCCATGGACCTCTTCTATCGGAAGTTCAGCCCGCGCGGACAACTGCTCGCTGACATCGTCACGACGGCCGTGACCCTGCTCTTCAGCATCGTGGTCGGCCTCACGGCGGCCGGTGCTGCAGGGAACTTCCTCGTCGCCGGCCTGCAGACCTCGGGCAGCTTCAACCTTCCGGTGTGGATCGACTATGCGGTGTTGGCCATCGGGCTGCTCGTTCTCGCTCTGGTCGTCATCCTCTTGCCGTGGCAGTCTCATTCCGCCGCAACGGACGCGAACGCGCAGAGCTCCACCCACCCGACCGGCTCCACCAACCCGACCAAAGGGGACGCCGATGACTGA
- a CDS encoding ATP-binding cassette domain-containing protein, producing MESTTDTLAEDADTDSTAISLQGWSLSGKQGSVFDDIDLDVPTGAIAIVRGPAGSGKTSLLLSLAGRMQVSEGQGRLGELDIRKQARAVRGQVAVGHVAGLTDLEDNFTVAQHVAERQIMLQPWYKPWVSKSSLRDIISLIRQTFASATEFIDALPEGTFSTEDAREADFLIDDDGEVFVSELSELQKFFLEFGLASLSRPPVVVIDNIDYLREAADRARAWAGLLIYQQLRQSWEPDNPLTVIVSCEDAGEFDIASRSLGSEAEPAAVIELELTARRPSRHGSRH from the coding sequence ATGGAGAGTACGACGGACACTCTCGCCGAGGATGCCGACACCGACTCGACGGCGATTTCGCTGCAGGGGTGGTCGCTGTCCGGCAAACAGGGCAGCGTCTTCGATGACATCGACCTCGACGTTCCGACCGGTGCCATCGCGATCGTCCGCGGACCCGCGGGCAGCGGCAAGACCTCCCTGCTGCTGTCCCTGGCAGGAAGGATGCAGGTCTCGGAAGGGCAGGGCCGCCTCGGCGAACTGGATATCCGCAAGCAGGCCCGCGCGGTTCGCGGGCAGGTGGCCGTCGGGCACGTTGCCGGGCTGACGGACCTCGAGGACAACTTCACGGTCGCTCAGCACGTGGCCGAACGTCAGATCATGCTGCAGCCTTGGTATAAGCCGTGGGTGTCGAAGTCGTCGCTGCGGGACATCATCAGCCTCATCCGGCAGACCTTCGCTTCGGCCACCGAATTCATCGATGCGCTCCCGGAGGGGACGTTCTCGACCGAGGACGCTCGGGAGGCCGACTTCCTCATCGACGACGACGGTGAGGTGTTCGTCTCGGAGCTGAGCGAGCTGCAGAAGTTCTTCCTCGAATTCGGTCTGGCGAGTCTGAGCCGACCGCCCGTCGTCGTCATTGACAACATCGACTACCTGCGCGAAGCCGCCGACCGGGCTCGCGCCTGGGCCGGACTCCTCATCTATCAGCAGCTGCGGCAGTCATGGGAGCCCGACAACCCGCTGACCGTCATCGTCTCCTGCGAAGACGCCGGCGAATTCGACATCGCCTCACGATCACTCGGCTCCGAGGCCGAACCCGCAGCGGTCATCGAACTCGAGCTGACCGCTCGCCGCCCGAGCCGGCACGGCTCGCGACACTGA
- a CDS encoding TRAP transporter substrate-binding protein, translated as MDPSAPSPLRGRPVDRRGLFALAGLPLLLAGCTTAGTTSATRGGQSVSDIRFSTFLTPAYEDLYPGIEMFVDTAKKTEGVSIDLFDSGSLLNAEQTVPGLLQGVADIVVQTSSYVSTSYPILGACELPFVNDGFDQIRRALTFDGPLMRLINDHLRPRGLVSLGSMPTPAEWLFTVDRPIEKPEDVRGLRIRTAGHVEGQTIRALGGSPVSLSSAELYEALERGTIDGMVSYMGTVISRDLQKVLKYGTEAHFGDYSVDAYANVRWYDSLPAATQEALVAGGRALAEDGTAHEVAVNEKDYRGRIEDSGVAILSLDNAQTAKFRKATEPVLDWWKKKVGDPELADRALTMVRSA; from the coding sequence GTGGACCCATCTGCGCCGAGTCCCCTGCGCGGCAGACCCGTCGACCGACGCGGTCTGTTCGCTTTGGCGGGTCTGCCGCTGCTGCTGGCCGGCTGCACGACCGCCGGCACCACCTCGGCGACCAGGGGCGGACAGTCGGTGTCGGACATCAGGTTCTCCACCTTTCTCACCCCGGCATATGAGGATCTCTATCCGGGTATCGAGATGTTCGTCGACACCGCGAAGAAGACCGAGGGTGTGAGCATCGATCTCTTCGACTCCGGCAGCCTGCTCAATGCCGAGCAGACGGTCCCCGGTCTGCTCCAAGGAGTCGCCGATATCGTGGTGCAGACGAGTTCCTACGTCTCGACGAGCTACCCCATCCTCGGCGCCTGCGAACTCCCCTTCGTCAATGATGGCTTCGACCAGATCCGACGTGCGCTGACCTTCGACGGACCGCTGATGCGCCTGATCAACGACCATTTGCGGCCGCGTGGACTCGTCTCACTCGGTTCGATGCCGACGCCGGCCGAATGGCTGTTCACCGTCGACCGCCCGATCGAGAAGCCCGAGGACGTCCGCGGGCTGCGGATCCGCACGGCCGGTCATGTCGAGGGGCAGACGATCCGCGCCCTCGGCGGCTCCCCGGTGTCCCTGTCATCGGCCGAACTCTACGAAGCACTCGAACGGGGCACGATCGACGGCATGGTCAGCTACATGGGCACCGTCATCTCCCGCGACCTGCAGAAGGTGCTCAAATACGGAACCGAGGCGCACTTCGGCGACTACAGCGTCGACGCCTACGCCAATGTCCGGTGGTATGACAGCCTTCCCGCCGCAACCCAAGAAGCGCTGGTCGCCGGCGGTCGGGCACTGGCCGAGGATGGAACCGCCCACGAGGTTGCCGTGAACGAGAAGGACTACCGCGGTCGAATCGAGGACTCGGGAGTCGCCATCCTCAGCCTCGACAACGCCCAGACCGCGAAATTCCGGAAAGCCACGGAACCGGTCCTCGACTGGTGGAAGAAGAAGGTCGGCGATCCCGAACTGGCCGACCGCGCACTGACGATGGTGAGGTCGGCATGA
- a CDS encoding LysE/ArgO family amino acid transporter yields MLTHLVSGLLAGWSLIIAVGPQNALVLRQGIRREHLGVVLTICILADVVLIGSGTVGIGAIVLLAPWALEVLRWLGVAYLLWFAWTSLKSAREASGLKADTEQRSLRSIILTTLALTFLNPGVYLDTVVMLGNLANQQGPGNVWPFTIGAMLGSVSWFLAIGYGARGLSGYLARPRVWQVLDVAIAVVLVILAVRLALG; encoded by the coding sequence GTGCTCACTCATCTCGTCTCCGGTCTGCTCGCCGGTTGGTCGCTCATCATCGCCGTCGGCCCACAGAACGCGCTCGTCCTGCGCCAGGGCATCCGACGCGAACACCTCGGCGTCGTGCTCACGATCTGCATCCTCGCCGACGTTGTCCTCATCGGCTCGGGCACCGTGGGCATCGGTGCGATCGTCCTCCTCGCACCGTGGGCGCTCGAAGTGCTGCGCTGGCTGGGTGTGGCCTACTTACTGTGGTTCGCGTGGACGAGCCTGAAGTCTGCACGGGAGGCGAGCGGACTCAAGGCCGACACCGAACAGCGCAGTCTGCGCTCGATCATCCTCACCACGCTCGCGCTCACCTTTCTCAACCCCGGGGTCTACCTCGACACCGTGGTCATGCTCGGCAACCTGGCCAACCAGCAGGGCCCCGGCAACGTCTGGCCGTTCACGATCGGGGCGATGCTCGGCTCGGTGAGCTGGTTCCTCGCCATCGGCTACGGTGCCCGCGGGCTCTCGGGGTATCTGGCGCGGCCGCGTGTGTGGCAGGTCCTCGACGTCGCGATCGCCGTCGTCCTCGTCATCCTCGCCGTGCGACTGGCGCTCGGATAG